The following proteins are co-located in the Psilocybe cubensis strain MGC-MH-2018 chromosome 5, whole genome shotgun sequence genome:
- a CDS encoding Repressor of RNA polymerase III transcription maf1, with protein sequence MKYIEIPSLSHLAQSLTHEGPECSVHTRMEAYSCKNIKRDKKLFKALENAYQEDVSNSPPLPSWLALDREAEMTPFGPIDKQASRKTLYLLIATLNVAFPDHEFSDVRPSHFVKEKDGANILNALSNTLLSPQRAGSNAPRSYSSYPPTSPDFFPSSESSSSSPYDRKIRSPLSPPAIESGTHPTLFRLIDDVIGLSECEVFSYTPEIDSDPHANDFSDDEDDVASIADEASSSDEDATFEFDNYDIDEVKPRQYSGPTKIPPPTPRAAINYSVFEDISSPILTSLRLKRRGALLWSSHWFFLNRKMKRILFVSVWARSRGIGRMYTGDDEDYDVFTSNERFQAWEGGVGLGARSIGLNGH encoded by the coding sequence ATGAAGTATATAGAGATACCATCTCTATCCCATTTGGCCCAGTCGCTCACCCATGAAGGCCCAGAATGTTCTGTTCACACGCGGATGGAGGCATACAGTTGCAAGAACATCAAGCGCGACAAAAAGCTCTTCAAAGCTCTCGAAAACGCGTACCAGGAAGATGTTTCCAATTCCCCTCCCCTGCCCTCGTGGCTTGCCCTCGACCGTGAGGCAGAAATGACTCCATTCGGCCCCATCGACAAGCAAGCATCTCGAAAGACGCTTTATTTGCTCATTGCCACCCTCAACGTTGCCTTCCCCGACCACGAATTCTCTGATGTCAGGCCCTCTCACTttgtcaaagaaaaagatgggGCAAACATCCTCAACGCCCTCAGCAACACACTCTTATCGCCCCAACGGGCAGGCTCAAACGCACCTCGCTCCTATTCATCCTATCCACCGACCTCGCCAGACTTCTTTCCCTCGTCGGAATCAAGTTCTTCATCACCGTACGATAGGAAAATTCGCAGTCCATTATCACCGCCCGCCATTGAGTCCGGTACTCATCCAACCCTGTTCCGTCTCATTGACGACGTGATCGGACTATCGGAATGTGAAGTCTTTTCATACACCCCCGAAATCGACTCTGATCCACACGCCAATGATTTCtctgacgatgaagatgatgtcGCCTCCATCGCCGATGAGGCTTCCTCGAGCGACGAAGACGCCACCTTCGAATTCGACAATTATGACATCGATGAGGTCAAACCAAGACAATACAGTGGTCCCACCAAGATCCCTCCTCCTACGCCACGCGCGGCTATAAACTATTCTGTTTTTGAAGATATTTCGTCACCAATTTTAACGAGTCTGAGATTGAAACGTCGAGGCGCTCTTCTTTGGTCATCGCATTGGTTCTTCCTGAATCGCAAGATGAAGCGGATCTTGTTTGTATCCGTATGGGCCCGAAGTCGAGGCATAGGTCGAATGTACACcggtgatgatgaagattacGATGTCTTTACTTCCAACGAACGTTTTCAGGCATGGGAAGGAGGAGTCGGGCTTGGTGCGCGTTCTATTGGATTGAATGGACATTGA